In Microbacterium sp. Root553, the genomic window TGCAAGGCCTGACCGGCCCGCACTGACGCCCTTCGTCTCGTCGCTTCGCTCCTCGCTCAGGGGGCGGGGGCGGGTTCTTGCTCGGGGGCGGGTTCTTGCTCGGGGGCGGGTTCTTGCTCGGGGGCGGGTTCTCGCTCGGGTCCGGGTGGGGGGTCGCACTGACGCCCTTCGTCTCGTCGCTTCGCTCCTCGCTCAGGGGGCGGGGTCCGGGTGGGGGTGCGCATGGACGCCCTTCGTCTCGTCGCTTCGCTCCTCGCTCAGGGGTCGGGGGGGGAGTCCGGCTCCTGAGCGAGCGAAGCGAGACGAAGGGCCCGCATCATCCACGACGACACAGAAAGCCACGACATGACTGCCTCCGCATCCGATGCCCTGATCCGCCTGGACGGCGTGACGAAGACCTTCGGCTCCACCACGGCGCTGAAGAACGCGTCGCTGCAGGTCTCCCGTGGCGAGATCGTCGTCCTGCTCGGCCTCTCCGGCTCGGGCAAGTCGACGCTGCTCCGCCACCTCGACGGACTCGAGCTCCCGACGTCGGGCGACATCGAGGTCCTCGGTGCGAACGTGCCGACCCTCCGGGGCAAGGCGCTGCGCAGACTCCGCAGCCGCGTCGGCTTCATCTTCCAGCAGTTCGAACTCGTGCCCTCCCTCACCGTCCTCGAGAACGTCCTCACCGGGTCGCTCTCCGAGGTCAGTGGGCCGCGTCTCGGGCTGTGGGGATATTCGAAGGCCGCGAAGCTCCGCGCGCTCGGGCACCTCGACCGCGTCGGCCTGCTCGACCGCGCCTACCAGCGCAGTGACACACTCTCGGGCGGTCAGCAGCAGCGCGTCGCGATCGCGCGAGCTCTCATGCAGAAGCCCGACATCCTGCTCGCCGACGAGCCTGTCGCATCACTCGACCCCGAGTCCAGCGACCAGGTGATGGCGCTGATCCGCGAGATCGCTGCCGACGAGGGCCTCACCGTCGTCTGCAGCCTGCATCAGGTCGATCTCGCGATCTCCTGGGCCGATCGCATCATCGGTCTGCGTCACGGCGAGATCGTGCTCGACACCCCCACCACCGATCTCACCAAGGCGGAGGTCATGGAGATCTACGGCCGCGTCGCCACGACGACCGCCGAGATCACGGCCGTGCAGGCCGAGCTCATCGAGATCGCCGCAGACGTCACGGAACTCGACGGGGCTCGAGTCTCGTGACCCTCCTCTCCGACGTGCCCCGGGCGCACGAGGCCCCCTCGTCCGCACCCGTCGCCGATCGCGCCCCGCGGCGTCCGATCTCGCCCGAGCGCATCGCTGCAGGGCTGACCCTTCTCGCTCTCGTCGTCCTCGGCATCCTCGCCGTGAACGAGGTGGGCATCTCGATCCCCGCGATGGTGCAGAGCTGGGGCAACGCCGAGAACTTCATGGCCCGTGTCGGCGGGCTCACCTTCCCGGAGCCGGGCGATCTCGCCTGGCTGATCGCCCTCACCGTCGGACTCGTGCTGGTGGGAACCCTGCTCGCCGCGCTGCTGTCCGTGCCGATCGCGTACCTCGCCGCATCGAACACGACCCCCGGCAACGGATGGCGCGCCGCAGCGCGATTCGTGGGAGTCCTCACCCGTGCACTCCCCGACGTCGTGCTCGCCATGGCGTTCGTGCTCATGTTCTCGCTCGGCACGCTCCCCGGCATCCTGGCGATCGGCATCCACTCGATCGGCATGATCTCGAAGATGTTCGCCGACGCGATCGAGCAGATCGACGAGGGCCCCCGGCTCGCGATCCGTGCCGCGGGCGGATCGAAGATGCAGGAGTTCTCCGCCGGTATCCTTCCGCAGGTGCTCCCGAGCTGGGTCGCGACCGTGCTGCACCGCAACGACATCAACCTCCGCGGGAGCGTCGTCCTCGGATACGTCGGTGTCGCGGGACTCGGGCTCGAGATGTCGTACGCGTTCAAGGCGCTCAACTACGGCAAGGGCCTCGGCATCGCGCTGGTGATCTTCATCCTCTGCGTCGTGATGGAGATCGTCTCGAGCATGGTGCGCGGCGCGATGCTCGGGCAACAGAAGCACACCCGATCGTGGATCGACCGACTGATCCACCCCCGCCTCGGCGACCGGGCGAGCGACTCGACGACCACCGGTCCGGCGTGGGCGGTCTCACCTCAGAACGCGGTGCGTCGGCCGTGGACGGCGGAGCGCGTGCGCAACACGGCGGGAGTCGCGGTCGCCGTGCTCGTGGTGATCGGCAGCGTCGTCATCAGCCAGATCAACTGGATGGACTTCCTCACGTTCTGGGGCAGGATCCCCGAGGTCGCCGCCAAGTTCTGGCCGCCGTCGTTCGGCAGCTACGACGCCTCCGTGATGTTCAGCGCCATGCGCGACACCGTCGCGATCGCTCTCGCCGCCACCGTGCTCACCCTGCTGCCCTCGCTGATCCTCGGATCGCTGGCCGCGAGCAACGTCGCGCCGAGCGCGGGTGCGCGAGGCGCGGCGCGATTCCTGCTGGTCGGCATCCGCGGCATCCCCGAGCTCATCCTCGCGATCGTGCTCGTGGTGATCACTGGTCTCGGCGCCCAGGCCGGCGTCATCGCCCTCGCGATCGGCGGCATCGGACTGCTCGGCAAGCTGATCGCCGACTCGTTCGAAGAGGTCGACCGAGGCCCCGAGCGTGCTCTCCGCGCCGTCGGCGCCACCCGACTGCAGACCTACGCCTCGGCGACCGTGCCGCAGGGCATGCAGGCGCTGATCGGACACAGCTTCTACATGCTCGACACGAACATCCGTGCGGCGACCATCCTCGGCATCGTCGGCGGCGGCGGAGTCGGCTACTACCTGCTCAACGCCAGCCAGGGGTCGCGCTACGAGACGGTGACCGCGATCGTGCTCATGATCCTCGTGACGGTGCTGGTCGTCGAGGGACTCGCGATGTGGA contains:
- the phnE gene encoding phosphonate ABC transporter, permease protein PhnE — translated: MTLLSDVPRAHEAPSSAPVADRAPRRPISPERIAAGLTLLALVVLGILAVNEVGISIPAMVQSWGNAENFMARVGGLTFPEPGDLAWLIALTVGLVLVGTLLAALLSVPIAYLAASNTTPGNGWRAAARFVGVLTRALPDVVLAMAFVLMFSLGTLPGILAIGIHSIGMISKMFADAIEQIDEGPRLAIRAAGGSKMQEFSAGILPQVLPSWVATVLHRNDINLRGSVVLGYVGVAGLGLEMSYAFKALNYGKGLGIALVIFILCVVMEIVSSMVRGAMLGQQKHTRSWIDRLIHPRLGDRASDSTTTGPAWAVSPQNAVRRPWTAERVRNTAGVAVAVLVVIGSVVISQINWMDFLTFWGRIPEVAAKFWPPSFGSYDASVMFSAMRDTVAIALAATVLTLLPSLILGSLAASNVAPSAGARGAARFLLVGIRGIPELILAIVLVVITGLGAQAGVIALAIGGIGLLGKLIADSFEEVDRGPERALRAVGATRLQTYASATVPQGMQALIGHSFYMLDTNIRAATILGIVGGGGVGYYLLNASQGSRYETVTAIVLMILVTVLVVEGLAMWMRKVFR
- the phnC gene encoding phosphonate ABC transporter ATP-binding protein — encoded protein: MTASASDALIRLDGVTKTFGSTTALKNASLQVSRGEIVVLLGLSGSGKSTLLRHLDGLELPTSGDIEVLGANVPTLRGKALRRLRSRVGFIFQQFELVPSLTVLENVLTGSLSEVSGPRLGLWGYSKAAKLRALGHLDRVGLLDRAYQRSDTLSGGQQQRVAIARALMQKPDILLADEPVASLDPESSDQVMALIREIAADEGLTVVCSLHQVDLAISWADRIIGLRHGEIVLDTPTTDLTKAEVMEIYGRVATTTAEITAVQAELIEIAADVTELDGARVS